The Helianthus annuus cultivar XRQ/B chromosome 11, HanXRQr2.0-SUNRISE, whole genome shotgun sequence region TTTGAACTTTATCTAGTTGTTGCTCTCGATCTATAAATTTCCTCTAGGGAGAACACTTAACTCCACAAGCAAGTTTAAATTCGTATTTTTAAATCCCTTCATTCCTTGTGCATAACACTAGTTCTCCTCATGGCAACCAATCAAAACACTTTTTCTGTTTCAATTCCTGAAAACCAATCTGATCCGACACGATTCCAACTGTCTCCGGATGAGGACTTTGATTACTCGAAAAGGGGACAATGGCTCCGTGCAGCAGTGTTGGGAGCCAATGATGGCTTAGTATCTGTTGCATCGCTAATGATGGGTGTTGGAGCTGTGAAAGAAGATGCCAAAGCCATGATACTTTCAGGCTTTGCAGGTCTAGTTGCGGGTGCATGCAGTATGGCAATAGGAGAATTTGTTTCAGTGTACTCTCAACTAGACATAGAAGTAGCccaaatgaagagagagaatagAATGACAGAAAATAAGGAAGACAAAGAGAGAGAGCAGCTGCCCAATCCTATGCAAGCAGCTCTAGCATCAGCTTTAGCCTTTTCCCTTGGAGCAATTGTTCCGTTACTTGCTGCTTCCTTCATAGGAGATCATAAGGTGAGGATGGGAATGGTGGTAGCAGCGGTTAGCTTGGCGCTTGTGATTTTCGGATGGATTGGGTCTGTACTTGGAGGTACCCCTGTGGTGAAGTCTTCTATAAGGGTTCTGTTGGGAGGGTTGATGGCAATGGCCATTACTTTTGGACTAACCAAGCTGATTGGAACTAGTGGACTTTAACTTGTTTTAGTTTGCTTGATTATGTAATAAATTgtatgtctttttttttttctttatgtcAAAAGTGTACCACTTGATTTGGAATAAAAAGTTACAGAAAATTGCCCCCGCATTGTTCTCTTCTCTCCAAATTTTTCTTGGAGCCTCACCCCCTCTCTAAGTAGGCAGGGGCGGATCTATACATTGGCGAGGGGTAGCCcgggatacccctcaactttctTCGCGTAGTGCATTCTTTATTTTTAATCTCTGTTTTATTAATGGGAATACCTCTAAATAAATATTAGGACACCCCTAAATGAATGTGAGGATAAAATAAAATGAAGTTTTATGGTCGATTGAAAGGATATTTTAGGATAATGGAAACTTCTAAAGTTGCAGGTCATATAAGAACGAAGAAGATGaagtattattaatattaataataatataataatgagAGTTGGGACTTGGAGTTGGGACAATGAATGAAAAGGAAAAGTAAATCCAAATAACACATGCCAATTAGGCATGGCCTAATGGTCAAGAGGATTTTCCCTTCTGGAGTGattcaattattaaaaaaaaaatctagaaaACACAAAAGTCACAATTGGTTAAAAACTTGTACGTTGGTTCTTTTTTAACAAGTTAAAAGTGAAAATAATATAGAAAAAAcagcttgttgctcgcttacATGCGATATTGATGTAATTCGGCCAGTTCACGTATAAATATTAATTgcttaaaaaaaacattaaaatactTCTTTTGAAATATATGATTTAAtagatttttttataaatgtaAAGAAATATTATATAAACATAAAGAAAATTTGAATGTTTAATCTATATGTTTCTATGGATATAGATTAAGAAATTTTTTAAACTACGGTTATATGAAATTAGATATCTTACGATTCATACTAAAACTTAGAATTAATATTGAAAAGTCATATGGGACTACATACTTTAGTAGACATTCAAAGACAATGAGTTTTGGTTCTTTTTGTTGTGAAgatttttttattacaaactaAATATTATTCTAAAACTTGTAAATAATATTTGAATTTTAATACTaactatttaattttttttaatacataATTTCAATTGTATCTTATCTTATCTTATCTCAAAACATCATATTATAATTTCTAAATCTTATTTCTAACTGtttaataatttttatttaaCTTGTATGATACACAAGTCTTTAACCTAGTaagtatgtgtgtatatatatacacacacacactagcCGCATACGGCCCCTAAGGGCTCTTGAATTCTCATGGATGACctacgtaaaaaaaaaaaagaatttaagGGTCCATTTTTACTAGCCGCAGGGCCCTTGAATTCTAAGGGGCGGGTCTAGGTAAAAGCTTTTTGGGATACCCCTAAATTTTTCTTCTAGCTCCGTCGCTGTAAGTAGGGTTGTCCATTTTTATCGAAAGCCCGACTCGAATCTGAAGCCACCCAAACCTGATAAGAGAATACCCGAAAAACCGAACCCAACCAACCCAAACTTTATATGGGTTGATTATCGGGTCATATTTCCCAGCCAAACCCAAACAACCCAAAAAATCCAAAACACGAAACCCGAAAACAAACTCGAATATTTATCGTCTTTTCTTATAGATGTGTTTTGGTTTGGCCGGTATTTGGAACACTAAGTTTTGTGACTTTTGAACATTATCGTATCATGTtgtcaaataatatttgaattttgatgatattttttaGTAGCAATATAAGTTTTAATGATATTTTGTAAAGAAgaaaacatatttttcattttacatctaaacccgAAAACTGAAAAACCAGACCTGAACTAATCCGAACCCGGCTAACCCAAATTTTAATTGGGTTGGTTATAGGGTCACTTTTTTGCCAAAACCccgaacaaaccgacaaaaaaaATCGCAACCCGAAGAACACCCCTACCTCTAAGGTTGTATCATTTGGTGGTTTCATTGACACCTGCCGCCACGC contains the following coding sequences:
- the LOC110892041 gene encoding vacuolar iron transporter homolog 1, with translation MATNQNTFSVSIPENQSDPTRFQLSPDEDFDYSKRGQWLRAAVLGANDGLVSVASLMMGVGAVKEDAKAMILSGFAGLVAGACSMAIGEFVSVYSQLDIEVAQMKRENRMTENKEDKEREQLPNPMQAALASALAFSLGAIVPLLAASFIGDHKVRMGMVVAAVSLALVIFGWIGSVLGGTPVVKSSIRVLLGGLMAMAITFGLTKLIGTSGL